One segment of Metallosphaera cuprina Ar-4 DNA contains the following:
- a CDS encoding isocitrate/isopropylmalate family dehydrogenase, translated as MSFRVSVIPGDGVGPEIYFSSKKILSKLIEIYGLKIDFIEVEAGDAALSKYGEALPKQTLKVIESSDMILKGPVGESAMDVVVKLRQMYDMYANIRPAKSIPGVPNKYGNVDVLIVRENTEDLYKGIEHEISEGVAVGLKIISTTASVRIAKVALEYARKRRGKVTCVHKANVMRVTDGLFARSCRDVLKGNVEYNEMYVDAAAANLVKDPGMFDVIVTTNVYGDILSDEASQIAGSLGLAPSSNIGEKKSLFEPVHGAAFDIAGKGIVNPTAFLLSVSMMLERMYELSKNQRYLEAARSLTNSIYYVYSESKKLTPDVGGSSKLSDMIEEIYRRIT; from the coding sequence ATGAGTTTCAGAGTTTCGGTAATTCCAGGAGATGGAGTAGGTCCTGAGATATATTTTTCTTCAAAAAAGATACTCTCTAAACTAATTGAAATCTACGGCCTTAAGATAGACTTTATAGAGGTAGAAGCCGGAGACGCAGCCTTATCTAAGTATGGAGAGGCTTTACCTAAACAAACTCTGAAGGTAATTGAATCTTCTGACATGATACTAAAGGGACCAGTTGGAGAATCCGCTATGGACGTCGTAGTTAAACTTAGACAGATGTATGATATGTACGCTAACATACGTCCAGCTAAGTCAATTCCCGGCGTTCCTAACAAGTACGGTAATGTAGACGTGTTGATAGTGAGAGAAAATACAGAAGATCTTTATAAAGGGATTGAACACGAGATAAGTGAAGGGGTTGCCGTAGGCCTTAAAATAATTTCAACCACAGCGTCAGTTAGGATAGCTAAGGTGGCTTTAGAGTACGCTAGGAAAAGGAGAGGAAAAGTTACATGCGTACACAAGGCCAACGTAATGAGAGTAACGGATGGACTATTTGCTAGATCGTGTAGAGACGTGTTAAAGGGAAACGTTGAGTATAATGAAATGTATGTGGATGCGGCGGCGGCCAATCTAGTAAAGGACCCTGGAATGTTCGATGTCATAGTAACCACTAACGTATATGGGGACATTTTAAGCGATGAAGCTTCTCAAATAGCGGGGAGCCTAGGTCTGGCTCCCTCATCTAACATTGGCGAGAAGAAGTCCTTATTCGAACCAGTTCACGGTGCAGCGTTTGATATAGCAGGAAAAGGGATCGTAAACCCGACAGCGTTCCTTTTATCGGTAAGCATGATGTTAGAGAGGATGTATGAGTTAAGTAAGAACCAAAGGTATCTTGAGGCTGCCAGGTCTTTAACGAACTCAATTTATTACGTGTATAGCGAGAGCAAAAAACTTACACCTGACGTAGGAGGATCTTCAAAGTTGAGCGATATGATTGAAGAGATTTATAGAAGGATAACGTAG
- a CDS encoding DUF447 domain-containing protein: MLLGTSGISDNVSPIGLRFFDDIRVRLYPGSMTLRNITLYPYCSIHISQDPTLFYLGLSGKLKGSSVSYGLPIVDAINCILIAKCSQISLGVPSEFSLIFIEELGSCTERALSRGDGLFIDLLVHITRIDLLPEIEAKKLLDIIKYEIGVINRTSPHLSEYVNEISESLKSKGYKLD, from the coding sequence GTGTTGCTCGGAACTTCAGGTATCTCAGATAATGTATCCCCAATAGGTCTGAGATTCTTCGACGACATTAGGGTTAGACTCTATCCTGGCTCTATGACGCTAAGGAACATAACTTTGTATCCTTATTGTTCAATCCATATTTCTCAAGATCCAACACTATTTTATTTAGGTTTATCAGGAAAGCTGAAGGGTAGTTCCGTTTCTTATGGATTGCCAATCGTCGATGCTATAAACTGTATTTTGATTGCTAAATGCAGTCAAATTTCATTAGGTGTTCCAAGCGAGTTCTCCCTTATTTTCATTGAAGAATTAGGAAGTTGTACGGAAAGGGCGTTATCTAGAGGAGATGGGCTATTCATTGATCTATTAGTACATATAACAAGAATAGATTTATTACCAGAGATAGAAGCAAAAAAATTACTGGATATAATTAAATATGAAATAGGCGTAATCAATAGAACTAGCCCTCATTTAAGCGAATATGTAAATGAGATCTCAGAGTCTCTGAAGTCCAAAGGTTATAAGCTAGATTAA